One region of Termitidicoccus mucosus genomic DNA includes:
- a CDS encoding MFS transporter — MSPATAKSFRYWQWRTIIATMIGYSLFYFVRKNLSVAMPGLQAEFGISKAQLGVFLTAHGLIYGVSKFLNGIIGDRVNSRRFMVAGLLLASLCSVAFAFGPAVAAAIAGAGTGEKFLGVLVVCLGVIWMVNGWFQGMGFPPCARLITYWVPPAELATKMSVWNASHSIGAGFVVVLCGYVVAFGWRWCFWLPAAIAIAGAGALWFALRDTPSSVGLPELPGAGKKAEAAENENDTAAFKRFIRENVFLNPVVWIIGAGQFFVYVMRYAVLDWGPTFLGEHYGISIKSSTWMTAGFEIAGIAGMLLAGWVTDRFFGGRAARVCVLCMVLAVVFMLLFWLLPLPPPAMSLLLMAAGFCIYGPQALGGVITANIVTRRAAATAIGFTSLFAYASTIVSGWGLGLLVEKYSWSHAFGALCLVGLAGAAVFALLWKTRRDAYGE, encoded by the coding sequence ATGTCCCCCGCGACCGCAAAAAGTTTCCGCTACTGGCAATGGCGCACCATCATTGCCACGATGATCGGCTACTCGCTGTTTTATTTTGTCCGCAAAAACCTCAGCGTCGCCATGCCCGGCCTCCAGGCCGAGTTTGGCATCAGCAAGGCGCAACTCGGCGTGTTTCTCACCGCGCACGGCCTCATCTACGGCGTGTCGAAATTCCTCAACGGCATCATCGGCGACCGCGTGAACTCGCGCCGCTTCATGGTCGCCGGGCTGCTGCTCGCCTCGCTGTGCAGTGTCGCGTTTGCCTTCGGCCCGGCCGTCGCCGCGGCCATCGCAGGCGCCGGCACCGGCGAGAAATTCCTCGGCGTGCTCGTCGTCTGCCTCGGTGTCATCTGGATGGTCAACGGCTGGTTCCAAGGCATGGGCTTCCCGCCCTGCGCGCGCCTCATCACCTATTGGGTGCCGCCCGCCGAACTCGCGACCAAGATGTCCGTGTGGAACGCCTCGCATTCCATCGGCGCCGGCTTTGTCGTCGTCCTCTGCGGCTACGTCGTCGCGTTCGGCTGGCGCTGGTGCTTCTGGCTGCCCGCCGCCATCGCCATCGCCGGGGCCGGGGCCCTCTGGTTCGCGCTTCGCGACACGCCGTCGTCGGTGGGGCTGCCCGAATTGCCCGGCGCCGGCAAAAAGGCGGAGGCGGCGGAAAATGAAAACGACACCGCCGCGTTCAAGCGGTTCATCCGCGAAAACGTCTTTCTCAATCCGGTGGTCTGGATCATCGGCGCGGGGCAGTTTTTTGTCTATGTGATGCGCTACGCCGTCCTCGACTGGGGGCCGACTTTCCTCGGCGAACACTATGGCATCTCCATCAAGTCATCCACCTGGATGACCGCCGGCTTCGAAATCGCGGGCATCGCCGGGATGCTGCTGGCGGGCTGGGTGACCGACCGTTTTTTTGGCGGGCGCGCCGCGCGGGTGTGCGTGCTGTGCATGGTGCTGGCCGTGGTGTTCATGCTGCTTTTCTGGCTGCTGCCGCTGCCGCCGCCGGCCATGTCCTTGCTGCTGATGGCGGCGGGTTTTTGCATCTACGGCCCGCAGGCGCTGGGCGGGGTCATCACGGCCAACATCGTCACCCGCCGCGCGGCGGCGACGGCGATCGGCTTCACGTCGCTGTTCGCCTACGCGAGCACCATCGTTTCGGGCTGGGGGCTGGGCCTGCTGGTGGAGAAATACAGTTGGTCCCACGCCTTCGGCGCGCTCTGCCTGGTCGGGCTGGCCGGTGCTGCGGTCTTTGCGCTCCTGTGGAAAACCAGGCGCGACGCCTACGGCGAGTGA
- a CDS encoding glycerophosphodiester phosphodiesterase family protein codes for MMKINPLRPAGLIALLAFAVPAAAAPRLHTVNIRSMADLQEYFHYSPDKDIIISGHRGGMMAGYPENCVASCEKTLSLMPSFFEIDPRLTKDGVLVLMHDATINRTTTGKGKVADYTYAELQEFYLKDRQKNVTSYKIPTLDEVLEWGADKTVFNFDNKGVPWQVYSDNLKGKWAKYHNIILSVRSLEECLFYYRRNDNVMFCCEIGDRAQYEAYRDSGIPWNRIMAYVRYTMDPEQQAVHDLLHGHGVMCMIAVGPTADKVKPDEARIEAYKKELSRTPDIIETDYPADFAGLSRKRSGK; via the coding sequence ATGATGAAAATAAATCCCCTCCGCCCCGCCGGGCTCATCGCCTTGCTGGCGTTCGCGGTCCCCGCCGCCGCCGCGCCGCGCCTGCATACAGTCAATATTCGAAGCATGGCCGACTTGCAGGAGTATTTTCATTACTCGCCGGACAAGGACATCATCATCAGCGGACACCGCGGCGGCATGATGGCGGGCTATCCCGAAAACTGCGTCGCGTCGTGCGAAAAGACGCTCTCGCTCATGCCGTCGTTCTTCGAGATCGACCCGCGCCTGACCAAGGACGGCGTGCTCGTGCTCATGCACGACGCCACGATCAACCGCACCACCACGGGCAAGGGCAAGGTTGCCGATTACACTTACGCGGAGTTGCAGGAGTTTTACCTGAAGGACCGGCAGAAAAACGTGACGTCCTACAAAATCCCCACGCTCGACGAGGTGCTGGAGTGGGGCGCGGACAAAACCGTGTTCAATTTCGACAACAAGGGCGTGCCCTGGCAGGTTTATTCCGACAACCTGAAGGGGAAGTGGGCGAAATATCATAATATCATCCTCTCCGTTCGCTCGCTGGAGGAATGTTTGTTTTATTACCGGCGCAACGACAATGTCATGTTTTGCTGCGAAATCGGCGACAGGGCGCAATACGAGGCGTATCGCGATTCCGGCATCCCGTGGAACCGCATCATGGCCTATGTCCGATACACCATGGACCCGGAGCAGCAGGCGGTCCATGACCTGCTGCACGGCCACGGCGTCATGTGCATGATCGCCGTCGGCCCCACCGCCGACAAGGTCAAGCCGGACGAGGCCCGCATCGAGGCCTATAAAAAAGAGCTTTCCCGCACCCCCGACATCATCGAGACGGACTATCCCGCCGATTTCGCCGGCCTTTCCAGAAAACGCTCCGGGAAATAG
- a CDS encoding SDR family NAD(P)-dependent oxidoreductase — protein sequence MTTEVTLAQILRGVVLGRTRRPAAVSYTPDGAPGAPVIDVSAPPPDDIAAIARGIAGGLPGGIPGAATLRRGGRCFSYRITSEIFPANRATTMKNRVAVVTGAAQGLGAEIARGLAAGGAIVHLADTNAAGAARLAEQFNAGCGGGAAAPVAFAHGADVADEESVARLCEDIALRSGGLDLCVSNAGIVRGAGGILGQDIAALRLVAEVNYVGFAVVAKHAGGMMKTQHIAAGAAAPGAAAWTSDIIQINSKSGLEGSGKNGAYAGSKFGGVGLVQSFAKELVEWGIKVNAVCPGNFFDGPLWSEPERGLFAQYLRAGKVPGARTAAEVRAFYEAKTPMGRGCGAADVLRAVYYLVEQQYETGQALPVTGGQVMLN from the coding sequence ATGACAACAGAAGTAACACTTGCGCAAATCCTGCGGGGAGTCGTCCTCGGGCGGACCCGCCGCCCCGCCGCCGTTTCATACACGCCCGACGGCGCGCCGGGCGCGCCCGTGATTGATGTTTCCGCGCCCCCGCCCGATGATATTGCCGCCATCGCGCGGGGAATCGCGGGCGGGCTTCCGGGCGGCATCCCCGGCGCCGCCACGCTCAGGCGCGGCGGGCGCTGTTTTTCATACAGGATAACAAGCGAAATTTTCCCGGCAAACCGCGCCACCACCATGAAAAACCGCGTCGCCGTCGTCACCGGCGCCGCGCAGGGCCTCGGTGCGGAAATCGCGCGCGGCCTCGCCGCCGGCGGCGCCATCGTCCACCTCGCCGACACCAACGCAGCCGGCGCCGCCCGCCTCGCGGAGCAGTTCAACGCCGGGTGCGGCGGAGGCGCCGCCGCCCCGGTCGCGTTCGCTCACGGCGCGGACGTGGCCGACGAGGAATCCGTCGCGCGCCTGTGCGAGGACATCGCGCTGCGCAGCGGAGGGCTCGACCTTTGCGTGAGCAACGCGGGCATCGTGCGCGGCGCCGGCGGCATCCTCGGGCAGGACATCGCGGCGCTGCGCCTTGTCGCCGAGGTCAACTATGTCGGTTTCGCCGTCGTCGCGAAACACGCGGGCGGCATGATGAAAACGCAGCATATCGCAGCCGGTGCCGCCGCCCCCGGCGCCGCCGCCTGGACGTCCGACATTATACAAATAAATTCCAAGTCCGGGCTGGAGGGCTCCGGCAAAAACGGCGCCTACGCCGGGAGCAAATTCGGCGGCGTCGGGCTGGTGCAAAGTTTCGCGAAGGAGCTTGTCGAGTGGGGAATCAAGGTGAACGCGGTCTGCCCCGGAAACTTTTTCGACGGCCCGCTCTGGTCCGAGCCGGAGCGCGGGCTTTTCGCGCAATACCTCCGCGCCGGCAAGGTGCCCGGCGCCAGGACCGCCGCCGAGGTGCGGGCGTTTTACGAGGCGAAGACGCCGATGGGCCGCGGGTGCGGCGCCGCCGATGTCCTCCGCGCGGTTTATTATCTGGTCGAGCAACAATATGAAACCGGCCAGGCCCTGCCCGTCACCGGCGGCCAGGTCATGCTGAATTAG
- a CDS encoding sialate O-acetylesterase, with protein MKNPYRLRAFLCALALAAAGAVLHANVKVPAIFGDNMVLQLGSPVPVWGAAAPGENVTVAFAGQTKTATAGADGKWRVNLDPLTASKEPRELTITGANTLRFTNVLVGVVWLCSGQSNMEWQLQKSDNGEQEIAASAQPLLRLFHVKKAWSDTPRDDVELENSWAWAAAAPDTTPKFSGVGYFFGRALLKAFKENIPVGLINSSWGGTRIEPWTSPAGFGGIPALADIDARIQSATAGTDANKRLTAQALADHEAWLAASRAAAATGKVVAPPPEFPKALLPLSADSASRPQQSATVLYNAMIAPLAPFAIQGAIWYQGEANLADGALYYDKLNALAASWRREFENPALPLHIVQLAPYKYNDTTSLPEIWAAQARFARDDSYSGIAIINDVGNVNNIHPTDKLTVGGRLARLALNKTYGVTQVKCDSPAPADIQFTRDSAVITFAGTAKLATRDGRAPDWFEIAGAGGWRKAAATIKDNTVTVRADGVTQPAAVRYAWSGTAEPNLRDAETGLQVGAFTHGEIPPPAELAKLGADAAGFQVLYDLDPLASSGHEVTYSVNNAAKFAGKKIKRVAYYLGLVNADGDATWSFVSLDAFSQDAKKLGVPTKNSGARFQQNVANLVVRTNVRSVKTGAFKQGNIEFWDCNYNGQNSAKVPGASDQLFDFGDNMSTGQSPGYGSMQIHNTAEKQTIIAYNHWSVGKACDLGIGSQPGGGKANPDWTFSKSGGKLQSARLLVLVQPE; from the coding sequence CCGCCACCGCCGGCGCCGACGGCAAATGGCGCGTCAACCTCGACCCGCTCACCGCCAGCAAGGAGCCCCGCGAGCTCACCATCACCGGCGCCAACACCCTGCGCTTCACCAACGTCCTCGTCGGCGTCGTCTGGCTCTGCTCCGGCCAGTCCAACATGGAATGGCAGCTCCAGAAATCCGACAACGGCGAGCAGGAAATCGCCGCCTCCGCCCAGCCGCTCCTGCGCCTCTTCCATGTCAAAAAAGCCTGGAGCGACACGCCGCGCGACGACGTCGAGCTCGAAAACTCTTGGGCCTGGGCCGCCGCCGCGCCCGACACCACCCCGAAGTTCTCCGGCGTCGGCTACTTCTTCGGACGCGCCCTCCTCAAGGCTTTTAAGGAAAACATCCCCGTCGGCCTGATCAATTCGAGCTGGGGCGGCACCCGCATCGAGCCGTGGACCAGCCCCGCCGGCTTCGGCGGCATCCCCGCGCTCGCCGACATCGATGCCCGCATCCAGTCCGCCACCGCCGGCACCGACGCCAACAAACGCCTCACCGCCCAGGCCCTCGCCGACCACGAAGCCTGGCTCGCCGCCTCCCGCGCCGCCGCCGCCACCGGCAAAGTCGTCGCGCCCCCGCCCGAGTTTCCCAAGGCTCTCCTCCCCCTCAGCGCCGACAGCGCCTCGCGCCCCCAGCAAAGCGCGACCGTCCTCTACAACGCCATGATCGCCCCCCTGGCCCCCTTCGCCATCCAGGGCGCCATCTGGTATCAAGGCGAGGCCAACCTCGCCGACGGCGCCCTCTACTACGACAAACTCAACGCCCTCGCCGCCTCCTGGCGCCGCGAGTTTGAAAACCCCGCCCTGCCCCTCCACATCGTCCAGCTCGCCCCCTACAAATACAACGACACCACCAGCCTCCCCGAAATCTGGGCCGCCCAGGCGCGTTTCGCCCGCGACGACAGCTACTCCGGCATCGCCATCATCAACGACGTCGGCAACGTCAACAACATCCACCCCACCGACAAACTCACCGTCGGCGGCCGTCTCGCCCGCCTCGCCCTCAACAAAACCTACGGCGTCACCCAGGTGAAATGCGACTCGCCCGCGCCCGCCGACATCCAGTTCACCCGCGACTCCGCCGTCATCACCTTCGCAGGCACCGCCAAACTCGCCACCCGCGACGGCCGCGCGCCCGACTGGTTTGAAATCGCCGGTGCCGGCGGCTGGCGCAAGGCCGCTGCCACCATCAAGGATAACACCGTCACCGTTCGCGCCGACGGCGTCACCCAGCCCGCCGCCGTCCGCTACGCCTGGTCCGGCACCGCCGAGCCCAACCTCCGCGACGCCGAGACCGGCCTCCAAGTCGGCGCCTTCACCCACGGCGAAATCCCCCCGCCCGCCGAACTCGCCAAGCTCGGCGCCGACGCCGCCGGCTTCCAAGTCCTCTACGACCTCGACCCCCTCGCCAGCAGCGGCCACGAGGTCACCTACTCCGTCAACAACGCCGCCAAGTTCGCCGGCAAAAAAATCAAGCGCGTCGCCTACTACCTCGGCCTCGTCAACGCGGACGGCGACGCCACCTGGTCCTTCGTCTCGCTCGACGCCTTCTCCCAGGATGCGAAAAAACTCGGCGTGCCCACGAAAAACTCCGGCGCGCGCTTCCAGCAAAACGTCGCCAACCTCGTCGTCCGCACCAACGTCCGCAGCGTGAAGACCGGCGCGTTCAAGCAAGGCAACATCGAGTTTTGGGACTGCAACTACAACGGCCAGAACTCCGCCAAGGTTCCCGGCGCCAGCGACCAGCTCTTCGATTTCGGCGACAACATGAGCACCGGCCAGTCGCCCGGCTACGGCAGTATGCAAATCCACAACACCGCCGAAAAGCAGACCATCATCGCCTATAACCACTGGAGCGTCGGCAAAGCCTGCGACCTCGGCATCGGCAGCCAGCCCGGCGGCGGCAAGGCCAATCCCGACTGGACCTTCTCCAAGTCCGGCGGCAAGCTCCAGTCCGCCCGCCTCCTCGTCCTCGTCCAACCCGAGTAA
- a CDS encoding fructose-6-phosphate aldolase, translating into MKTPLEIILDSANIAEIEKCDRRFALAGVTSNPTIIKKEGRLDFYPHFRKIREIIGENKSLHIQTLGATTEEMLAEARAVLAGVDGRVYIKIPVTEPGLEAIKTLAGGGVNVTATGIYTRMQAYLAAAAGARYLAPYCNRMEQMGIDFRAIIAEVSGVLARAGSPAKIVAASFKNITQTTDALAAGAAAVTMTPDILHSACDFAPIGLAVRDFHADWVSSQGADARLDTPLPGPI; encoded by the coding sequence ATGAAAACACCATTGGAAATAATCCTCGACTCGGCGAACATCGCCGAGATTGAAAAATGCGACCGCCGGTTCGCGCTGGCGGGCGTGACCTCGAACCCGACGATTATAAAAAAGGAGGGCCGACTGGATTTCTACCCGCATTTTCGGAAAATCCGGGAGATCATCGGGGAAAACAAATCCCTGCACATCCAGACGCTCGGCGCCACGACGGAGGAGATGCTGGCGGAGGCGCGGGCGGTGCTGGCCGGGGTTGACGGGCGGGTTTATATAAAAATCCCGGTCACGGAGCCGGGGCTGGAGGCGATAAAAACGCTGGCGGGCGGGGGCGTGAATGTCACCGCCACGGGAATATACACGCGGATGCAGGCGTATCTCGCCGCCGCCGCCGGCGCCCGCTACCTCGCGCCGTATTGCAATCGGATGGAGCAGATGGGGATTGATTTCCGCGCGATCATCGCCGAGGTCTCCGGCGTGCTGGCGCGGGCGGGGTCGCCGGCGAAAATCGTTGCGGCCAGCTTCAAGAACATCACGCAGACGACGGACGCGCTGGCCGCCGGTGCCGCCGCCGTCACGATGACACCCGACATCCTCCATTCCGCGTGCGACTTCGCCCCGATCGGCCTGGCCGTGCGCGATTTTCACGCCGACTGGGTGTCCTCGCAGGGCGCGGACGCCCGCCTCGATACCCCGCTCCCCGGACCAATATAG
- a CDS encoding DeoR/GlpR family DNA-binding transcription regulator — translation MRNRREEEILKYLETHEFFSTEQAMKHFGASAATIRRAFVRLAKSNLARRVHGGLNRLPQGGSDALPFVMRGRWLENEKTRLAARAMEFVPKGGAVFIHGGSTTLGLAHHIKSGTIITDSINVCGVLMQRFPSGGGPDVILPGGTLDLKSDALVGPRAEAALREYRADAAFFSSRGMDEEGVLDTTDTQVATARLMIRNAALRVMIADHSKFRKFGLTRMVSWEQVNVLVTSDHAENRPWFEMIKKHGVKVVLA, via the coding sequence ATGAGGAATCGACGCGAAGAAGAGATATTGAAGTATCTGGAAACCCATGAATTTTTCTCGACCGAGCAGGCGATGAAACATTTCGGCGCCAGCGCGGCGACGATCCGGCGCGCGTTCGTCAGGCTGGCGAAAAGCAATCTGGCGAGACGGGTTCACGGCGGCCTCAACCGTCTGCCGCAAGGCGGGAGCGACGCCCTCCCATTCGTCATGCGGGGACGCTGGCTTGAGAACGAGAAGACGCGCCTGGCCGCGCGCGCGATGGAGTTTGTCCCGAAAGGCGGCGCGGTGTTCATTCACGGCGGCTCGACCACGCTGGGACTGGCGCATCACATAAAAAGCGGCACCATCATCACCGACTCGATCAACGTCTGCGGGGTGCTGATGCAGCGGTTCCCCTCCGGCGGCGGCCCGGATGTCATTCTGCCGGGCGGCACGCTCGATTTGAAGTCGGACGCGCTCGTCGGCCCGCGGGCCGAGGCCGCCCTGCGGGAATATCGCGCCGACGCGGCGTTTTTCTCCTCGCGCGGCATGGACGAGGAAGGCGTGCTCGACACCACGGACACCCAGGTGGCGACCGCCCGCCTGATGATTCGCAACGCCGCCCTTCGCGTCATGATCGCCGACCATAGCAAATTCCGAAAGTTCGGCCTGACGCGGATGGTGTCCTGGGAGCAGGTTAACGTCCTGGTGACGAGCGACCACGCCGAAAACCGCCCCTGGTTCGAGATGATAAAAAAACACGGCGTGAAAGTGGTGCTCGCCTGA
- a CDS encoding endonuclease/exonuclease/phosphatase family protein has protein sequence MIPYSPNLRRARPRAARAAGFIRRARLAVVFVGALCAAGSGFAEPVRVLTFNILSSYLGADKAGVEETPRVKRWEKRAPLVIEVMRDHPDGSGPYDFIGTQETSIDRRRAEADQTRRLADAMQGYGSLYEPCTGPALRRFSLSNMIFWRKDRWELDDGDHGTFWLSSTPDIPGSSDWNADGQPESKRCVTYGLFHETGPKGRTGRRVYFYNTHLYVFSEASREKSAALIMERIANRRDKRAAVLLTGDMNARQWSAPVRHFRGETVTLAGRTRAAPFALRDTYAAAHPGQSGLVAGTRASPPLFADKIDYIFASDDFITAGAGRIETHHGDLWPSDHYPYETVLEFAGDKK, from the coding sequence ATGATCCCATATTCCCCAAACCTCCGACGCGCCCGACCCCGGGCTGCCCGCGCCGCCGGTTTTATCCGTCGCGCCCGCCTCGCGGTTGTGTTTGTCGGCGCGCTTTGTGCGGCGGGGTCTGGCTTCGCGGAACCGGTGCGCGTGCTCACGTTCAACATTCTCAGTTCCTATCTCGGCGCGGACAAGGCAGGCGTGGAGGAAACCCCGCGCGTCAAACGCTGGGAGAAACGCGCGCCGCTCGTCATCGAGGTGATGCGCGACCATCCCGACGGCAGCGGCCCCTACGACTTTATCGGCACGCAGGAAACAAGCATCGACCGGCGGCGCGCCGAGGCCGACCAGACGCGGCGGCTCGCGGACGCGATGCAGGGATACGGTTCGCTTTATGAGCCATGCACCGGCCCGGCGCTGCGGCGTTTTTCGCTAAGCAACATGATCTTCTGGCGCAAGGACCGCTGGGAACTGGACGACGGCGACCACGGCACATTCTGGCTCTCAAGCACGCCGGACATCCCCGGCTCAAGCGACTGGAACGCGGACGGACAGCCCGAGAGCAAGCGTTGCGTCACCTACGGCCTCTTCCACGAAACCGGCCCCAAGGGCCGCACGGGACGACGCGTGTATTTCTACAACACGCACCTTTACGTGTTCTCCGAAGCCTCGCGCGAAAAGTCGGCGGCGCTCATCATGGAGCGCATCGCAAACCGCCGCGACAAACGCGCCGCGGTGCTCCTGACCGGCGACATGAACGCGCGCCAGTGGTCCGCCCCTGTGCGCCACTTCCGCGGCGAGACCGTCACGCTCGCCGGACGGACGCGCGCCGCTCCGTTCGCATTGCGCGACACCTACGCCGCGGCGCACCCCGGACAATCCGGCCTCGTCGCCGGCACCCGCGCCTCGCCCCCGCTTTTCGCGGACAAAATAGACTACATCTTCGCCAGCGACGATTTCATCACCGCCGGCGCCGGGCGCATAGAAACCCATCACGGCGACCTTTGGCCGAGCGACCATTACCCCTACGAAACCGTGCTGGAATTCGCCGGAGACAAAAAATAA
- a CDS encoding glycerol-3-phosphate dehydrogenase → MSTSITNGNSGRQRTVTIVGAGMMGSALAFPARENGHIVRIVGTHLDRDIIEGYRKTGKLPKFSRPFPGGVEYYDIEDLERALEGADLLIGGVSSFGVDWFAEKVLPLVPETLPVLSVTKGLIADEKGVLITYLEYWKRKLAPKKLCLNAVGGPCTSYELVYKDPTVVSFCGEDPGVLRRLKAIMETDYYNIEVTDDVAGVECAVALKNAYALGVAVAVGVNEKVNGNGIEDALERVRSYAQVGVSDKINKSKVPLHYNSQAGVFGQSCREMQKLLKLLAGSDRSLHVGIGDLYVTAFSGRTRLLGLLLGIGLTLDEALRELSGVTLESNVIIQRMAAALRGMAGRGEIDLAEFPLMARLGEILLDNKTADLPWDSFVTEMP, encoded by the coding sequence ATGAGCACCAGCATCACCAATGGCAATTCGGGCAGACAACGCACCGTCACGATCGTCGGCGCCGGCATGATGGGTTCCGCCCTCGCCTTTCCCGCGAGGGAAAACGGCCACATCGTCCGCATCGTCGGCACGCACCTCGACCGCGACATCATCGAGGGCTACCGCAAGACCGGCAAGCTGCCGAAGTTCTCCCGCCCCTTCCCCGGGGGCGTCGAATATTACGACATCGAGGACCTCGAACGCGCCCTTGAGGGCGCCGACCTGCTCATCGGCGGCGTCAGCAGCTTCGGCGTGGACTGGTTTGCCGAAAAAGTCCTCCCGCTCGTCCCCGAAACCCTGCCCGTGCTCTCCGTCACCAAGGGACTCATCGCCGACGAAAAAGGCGTGCTCATCACCTATCTTGAATATTGGAAACGCAAGCTGGCTCCCAAAAAACTCTGCCTCAACGCCGTCGGCGGCCCCTGCACCAGCTACGAACTCGTTTATAAAGACCCGACCGTCGTTTCCTTCTGCGGCGAAGACCCCGGCGTTCTCCGCCGCCTCAAGGCCATCATGGAAACCGATTATTACAACATCGAGGTCACCGACGATGTTGCCGGCGTCGAGTGCGCCGTCGCGTTGAAAAACGCCTACGCGCTCGGCGTCGCCGTGGCCGTCGGCGTCAACGAAAAGGTCAACGGCAACGGCATTGAGGACGCCCTTGAGCGCGTCCGCAGTTACGCGCAAGTCGGCGTGAGCGACAAGATCAACAAGAGCAAGGTGCCGCTGCACTACAACTCGCAGGCCGGCGTATTCGGCCAGTCCTGCCGTGAAATGCAGAAACTGCTGAAACTCCTCGCCGGCAGCGACCGCTCGCTTCACGTCGGCATCGGCGACCTTTACGTCACGGCCTTCAGCGGGCGCACGCGCCTGCTTGGCCTCCTGCTCGGCATCGGCCTCACCCTCGACGAGGCGCTGCGCGAACTCTCCGGCGTCACCCTCGAGTCCAACGTCATCATCCAGCGCATGGCGGCGGCCCTGCGCGGCATGGCCGGCCGCGGCGAGATTGATCTCGCCGAATTCCCGCTCATGGCCCGCCTCGGCGAGATCCTCCTCGACAACAAGACCGCCGACCTGCCCTGGGACAGCTTCGTCACCGAGATGCCATGA
- a CDS encoding sn-glycerol-1-phosphate dehydrogenase: MTSRVETALKAATDTKALLIGPGTLCEIASLFRAQFGADARAIIVADTNTHTAVGGAASVLLRGDGVPQDEPLVLDARDLHAEYCHVETILARLRATAAVPVAVGSGTVNDLCKLAAHLAGRPYMVVGTAASMDGYTSFGASITKDGAKQTMTCPAPRAALADIDIFARAPAEMTAAGYADLFAKITGGADWLVADAAGADPLNPVAWDLVQGGLPLALSDPAGVRAGDPVALGRLVEGLMLGGFAMQYAKSSRPASGAEHYISHIWDMEHHRHNGRGVSHGFQVAIGTITILAFYEELLKIDLTALDVAAATAAWPEFAGMEKTIHALYGGGSIGRILSESRAKYVGRQAVAAQLELIKRAWPGLKTRLEKQLIPVAEAQRRLAAAGVPTEPEHISISRARLRETLLKAPYFRNRFTAIDLAQRAGLFDACVAALFGPGGRWEIK; this comes from the coding sequence ATGACCTCGCGAGTCGAAACCGCGCTAAAAGCCGCCACCGACACGAAGGCGCTGCTGATCGGTCCCGGCACGCTCTGCGAAATCGCGTCGCTCTTCCGCGCCCAGTTCGGCGCCGACGCGCGCGCCATCATCGTCGCCGACACCAACACCCACACCGCCGTCGGCGGCGCCGCATCCGTGCTCCTGCGCGGCGACGGCGTGCCGCAGGACGAGCCGCTCGTGCTCGACGCTCGCGATCTCCACGCCGAGTATTGCCACGTCGAAACCATCTTGGCGCGCCTGCGCGCCACCGCCGCTGTGCCCGTCGCCGTCGGCTCCGGGACCGTGAACGACCTTTGCAAGCTCGCCGCGCATCTCGCAGGCCGCCCCTACATGGTCGTCGGCACCGCCGCCTCGATGGACGGCTACACCTCCTTCGGCGCATCCATCACCAAGGACGGCGCGAAACAGACCATGACCTGCCCCGCGCCCCGCGCCGCCCTCGCCGACATTGACATATTCGCCCGCGCCCCGGCCGAGATGACCGCCGCCGGCTACGCCGACCTCTTCGCCAAAATCACCGGCGGCGCCGACTGGCTCGTGGCCGACGCCGCCGGCGCCGACCCGCTCAACCCCGTCGCCTGGGACCTCGTGCAAGGCGGCCTCCCTCTCGCCCTCTCCGATCCCGCCGGTGTCCGCGCCGGCGATCCCGTCGCGCTCGGGCGTCTCGTCGAGGGCCTGATGCTCGGCGGCTTCGCCATGCAATACGCGAAAAGCAGCCGCCCCGCCTCCGGCGCCGAGCATTATATAAGTCACATCTGGGACATGGAGCACCACCGCCACAACGGCCGCGGCGTCTCGCACGGCTTCCAGGTCGCCATCGGCACAATAACCATCCTCGCGTTTTACGAGGAGCTGCTGAAAATCGACCTGACCGCGCTCGACGTCGCCGCCGCCACCGCCGCGTGGCCGGAGTTCGCCGGCATGGAAAAAACAATACACGCCCTCTACGGTGGCGGCTCCATCGGACGCATCCTCTCGGAAAGCCGCGCCAAATACGTCGGCAGGCAGGCGGTGGCCGCGCAATTGGAATTGATAAAACGCGCCTGGCCCGGCCTGAAAACGCGCCTCGAAAAGCAACTCATCCCTGTCGCGGAGGCGCAACGCCGCCTCGCCGCCGCCGGCGTGCCGACGGAGCCGGAGCACATCAGCATCTCCCGCGCGCGCCTGCGCGAGACCCTGCTCAAGGCCCCCTATTTCCGCAACCGTTTCACCGCCATCGACCTCGCCCAGCGCGCCGGGCTCTTCGACGCCTGCGTCGCCGCCCTCTTCGGCCCCGGCGGGCGCTGGGAGATAAAATAA